The following proteins are encoded in a genomic region of Astatotilapia calliptera chromosome 22, fAstCal1.2, whole genome shotgun sequence:
- the epb41a gene encoding protein 4.1 isoform X13, protein MTTDEAESHQKKPRQQEEAGQGARPPTPEDDQLRPQNHNPAGRGLTRLFSSLLKRRSQCESEGGEKEDKEEEAKAPIADPEPELKTEGEVALDQHSVSSAEAQATQVEKKETDEDKVGKDKEKHEDKEGEVTVEKEEEKDKEKKEEEEESGPEEGSRGEKDEKTAEEEAKAPRAPRRPKTMQIKVTLLDDTQYECELDKHAKGQELFMKVCDHLNLLEKDYYGLAIWETPTMKTWMDLTKEIRRQVQGANYNFTFNVKFYPPDPAQLSEDITRYYLCLQLRKDILQGRLPCSFVTLALLGSYALQSELGEYDPEVHGSEYAKEMKMAQGQTKELEDKMMELHRTYRSMSPAQADLMFLENAKKLSMYGVDLHQAKDLDGVDIILGVCASGLMVYKDKLRINRFPWPKVLKVSYKRSSFFIKIRPSEVEHYESAIGFKLPNYKAAKKLWKVCVEHHTFFRLTSSEMATTPRKFLALGSKFRYSGRTQAQTRQASSLIDRPAPLFQRSSSKRNSRSLDGAMVSTPDNKSSRPVSAPVMSPVSPGEATPSPLLPTLPRSDHHDVSTPRGHRYSSRKAELLAQCLTTDSVKSHSAKSTPEIKKVGRRERRHAPSLAITNGEKERKSQHSLQDRKMEMVRVRKKRSKKLEGETIYIRHSNLMLEFNPKGLACTIFLSDSHFGLSGKSVLPQPLKDLDKTQTEIMRHHTSISELKRSFMESVPESRPSEWDKRLSTNSPFRTASINGQLQPAPVDSVAERESGVLLSAQTITSETISTTTTTQITKTVKGGISETRIEKRIVITGDTEIDHDKALAQAIKEAKEQHPDMSVTKVVVHQETEITPE, encoded by the exons ATGACAACAGACGAGGCAGAAAGTCACCAGAAAAAGCcgaggcagcaggaggaagCTGGCCAGGGCGCCAGACCTCCCACTCCAGAGGACGACCAGCTCCGACCTCAAAACCACAACCCTGCTGGCCGCGGTCTCACACGCCTCTTTTCCTCCCTCCTGAAAAGGCGTTCACAGTGTGAGAGCGAGGGTGGAGAAAAGGAGGACAAGGAGGAAGAAGCTAAAGCACCCATCGCTGACCCCGAACCTGAACTAAAAACAGAGGGCGAGGTCGCCCTTGACCAGCACTCAGTAAGCAGCGCTGAGGCTCAG GCTACCCAGGTAGAGAAGAAAGAGACTGACGAGGACAAGGTTGGAAAAGACAAGGAGAAACACGAGGACAAGGAAGGGGAGGTTACTgtggagaaagaagaggagaaggacaaagagaagaaggaggaggaggaggagtctgGCCCTGAAGAAGGCAGTAGGGGAGAAAAGGAcgagaaaacagcagaagaagaagccaAAGCTCCCAGAGCGCCGCGCCGACCCAAGACCATGCAGATCAAAGTCACACTGCTGGACGACACTCAGTACGAGTGTGAGCTGGAc aaACACGCTAAAGGCCAGGAGCTGTTCATGAAAGTGTGTGACCACCTGAACCTGCTGGAAAAAGACTACTACGGCCTGGCAATCTGGGAAACTCCCACTATGAAG ACTTGGATGGACCTGACCAAAGAGATCCGCAGGCAGGTACAAG GTGCCAACTATAATTTCACTTTCAATGTAAAATTCTATCCACCGGACCCAGCCCAGCTATCAGAAGACATCACAAG ATACTATCTTTGTCTCCAACTGCGAAAGGACATCCTCCAGGGCCGCCTTCCCTGCTCCTTCGTTACTTTGGCTCTGCTGGGCTCCTACGCTTTGCAGTCAGAACTTGGTGAATATGACCCTGAAGTGCACGGCAGTGAATATgctaaagaaatgaaaatggcCCAAGGTCaaaccaaggagctggaggACAAAATGATGGAGCTGCACCGCACATACAG ATCCATGAGCCCAGCGCAGGCAGATCTGATGTTCCTGGAGAATGCCAAGAAACTTTCCATGTATGGAGTGGACCTCCACCAGGCCAAG GATCTGGATGGAGTTGACATCATACTGGGGGTTTGTGCCAGTGGTCTGATGGTTTACAAAGATAAACTGAGGATCAACCGTTTCCCCTGGCCCAAAGTCCTCAAAGTCTCATACAAACGAAGCAGCTTCTTCATCAAAATAAGACCATCCGAG GTGGAACATTATGAGAGTGCCATTGGATTCAAGCTTCCCAACTACAAGGCAGCCAAAAAGCTGTGGAAAGTGTGTGTCGAACATCACACCTTCTTCAG GCTGACCTCCTCTGAGATGGCCACCACCCCAAGGAAGTTCCTAGCATTGGGCTCGAAGTTTCGTTACAGCGgtcggactcaggcgcagaccagACAGGCTAGCTCTCTGATTGACAGACCAGCTCCCCTTTTCCAGCGCTCCTCCAGCAAGAGGAACTCTCGCAGTCTGGATGGAG CAATGGTGTCGACTCCCGACAACAAGTCCAGTCGTCCTGTCAGTGCCCCTGTTATGTCACCAGTGTCACCTGGGGAGGCCACCCCGTCACCCCTGCTACCCACCCTGCCTCGTTCTGACCACCACGATGTCTCCACGCCCAGAGGACACCGATATTCCAGCAGAAAGGCAGAGCTACTGGCACAATGCCTGACAACTGACAGCGTCAAGAGCCACAGTGCCAAGTCTACTCCAGAGATTAAG AAGGTGGGCAGGAGAGAGCGGAGGCATGCCCCGTCTTTGGCCATCACTAATGGGGAAAAAGAACGAAAAAGCCAG CACTCTCTTCAGGACAGAAAGATGGAGATGGTTCGAGTGAGGAAG AAAAGATCAAAGAAACTTGAGGGTGAAACAATTTATATCAGACATAGCAATTTAATGTTGGAG TTTAACCCTAAAGGGTTGGCATGCACCATTTTCCTGTCTGACTCTCAT TTTGGTTTGTCTGGAAAATCTGTTCTTCCACAGCCTCTAAAG GACCTGGATAAGACCCAGACTGAAATTATGCGGCACCATACCAGCATCAGCGAGCTAAAAAGGAGTTTCATGGAGTCTGTACCGGAGTCTCGGCCCAGCGAGTGGGATAAGCGTCTTTCCACCAACTCTCCTTTCCGCACAGCGAGCATCAACGGTCAGCTCCAACCAGCA CCGGTGGACAGTGTGGCAGAGAGGGAGTCGGGAGTGCTGCTGAGTGCCCAGACGATTACTTCTGAGACCatcagcaccaccaccaccacccagaTCACCAAG ACGGTGAAAGGAGGGATCTCTGAGACTCGCATTGAAAAGAGAATTGTCATCACTGGGGACACAGAAATAGATCATGACAAG GCTTTGGCCCAGGCCATTAAAGAGGCAAAGGAGCAGCACCCAGATATGTCTGTCACCAAAGTGGTCGTGCATCAGGAGACGGAGATCACCCCAGAGTAA
- the epb41a gene encoding protein 4.1 isoform X1 — protein sequence MTTDEAESHQKKPRQQEEAGQGARPPTPEDDQLRPQNHNPAGRGLTRLFSSLLKRRSQCESEGGEKEDKEEEAKAPIADPEPELKTEGEVALDQHSVSSAEAQATQVEKKETDEDKVGKDKEKHEDKEGEVTVEKEEEKDKEKKEEEEESGPEEGSRGEKDEKTAEEEAKAPRAPRRPKTMQIKVTLLDDTQYECELDKHAKGQELFMKVCDHLNLLEKDYYGLAIWETPTMKTWMDLTKEIRRQVQGANYNFTFNVKFYPPDPAQLSEDITRYYLCLQLRKDILQGRLPCSFVTLALLGSYALQSELGEYDPEVHGSEYAKEMKMAQGQTKELEDKMMELHRTYRSMSPAQADLMFLENAKKLSMYGVDLHQAKDLDGVDIILGVCASGLMVYKDKLRINRFPWPKVLKVSYKRSSFFIKIRPSEVEHYESAIGFKLPNYKAAKKLWKVCVEHHTFFRLTSSEMATTPRKFLALGSKFRYSGRTQAQTRQASSLIDRPAPLFQRSSSKRNSRSLDGAMVSTPDNKSSRPVSAPVMSPVSPGEATPSPLLPTLPRSDHHDVSTPRGHRYSSRKAELLAQCLTTDSVKSHSAKSTPEIKKVGRRERRHAPSLAITNGEKERKSQHSLQDRKMEMVRVRKKRSKKLEGETIYIRHSNLMLEFNPKGLACTIFLSDSHFGLSGKSVLPQPLKDLDKTQTEIMRHHTSISELKRSFMESVPESRPSEWDKRLSTNSPFRTASINGQLQPASPVLKTQTITISDVTNSVRGTAAYKDIPLVHTETKTITYESAQLSLPQPVDSVAERESGVLLSAQTITSETISTTTTTQITKTVKGGISETRIEKRIVITGDTEIDHDKALAQAIKEAKEQHPDMSVTKVVVHQETEITPE from the exons ATGACAACAGACGAGGCAGAAAGTCACCAGAAAAAGCcgaggcagcaggaggaagCTGGCCAGGGCGCCAGACCTCCCACTCCAGAGGACGACCAGCTCCGACCTCAAAACCACAACCCTGCTGGCCGCGGTCTCACACGCCTCTTTTCCTCCCTCCTGAAAAGGCGTTCACAGTGTGAGAGCGAGGGTGGAGAAAAGGAGGACAAGGAGGAAGAAGCTAAAGCACCCATCGCTGACCCCGAACCTGAACTAAAAACAGAGGGCGAGGTCGCCCTTGACCAGCACTCAGTAAGCAGCGCTGAGGCTCAG GCTACCCAGGTAGAGAAGAAAGAGACTGACGAGGACAAGGTTGGAAAAGACAAGGAGAAACACGAGGACAAGGAAGGGGAGGTTACTgtggagaaagaagaggagaaggacaaagagaagaaggaggaggaggaggagtctgGCCCTGAAGAAGGCAGTAGGGGAGAAAAGGAcgagaaaacagcagaagaagaagccaAAGCTCCCAGAGCGCCGCGCCGACCCAAGACCATGCAGATCAAAGTCACACTGCTGGACGACACTCAGTACGAGTGTGAGCTGGAc aaACACGCTAAAGGCCAGGAGCTGTTCATGAAAGTGTGTGACCACCTGAACCTGCTGGAAAAAGACTACTACGGCCTGGCAATCTGGGAAACTCCCACTATGAAG ACTTGGATGGACCTGACCAAAGAGATCCGCAGGCAGGTACAAG GTGCCAACTATAATTTCACTTTCAATGTAAAATTCTATCCACCGGACCCAGCCCAGCTATCAGAAGACATCACAAG ATACTATCTTTGTCTCCAACTGCGAAAGGACATCCTCCAGGGCCGCCTTCCCTGCTCCTTCGTTACTTTGGCTCTGCTGGGCTCCTACGCTTTGCAGTCAGAACTTGGTGAATATGACCCTGAAGTGCACGGCAGTGAATATgctaaagaaatgaaaatggcCCAAGGTCaaaccaaggagctggaggACAAAATGATGGAGCTGCACCGCACATACAG ATCCATGAGCCCAGCGCAGGCAGATCTGATGTTCCTGGAGAATGCCAAGAAACTTTCCATGTATGGAGTGGACCTCCACCAGGCCAAG GATCTGGATGGAGTTGACATCATACTGGGGGTTTGTGCCAGTGGTCTGATGGTTTACAAAGATAAACTGAGGATCAACCGTTTCCCCTGGCCCAAAGTCCTCAAAGTCTCATACAAACGAAGCAGCTTCTTCATCAAAATAAGACCATCCGAG GTGGAACATTATGAGAGTGCCATTGGATTCAAGCTTCCCAACTACAAGGCAGCCAAAAAGCTGTGGAAAGTGTGTGTCGAACATCACACCTTCTTCAG GCTGACCTCCTCTGAGATGGCCACCACCCCAAGGAAGTTCCTAGCATTGGGCTCGAAGTTTCGTTACAGCGgtcggactcaggcgcagaccagACAGGCTAGCTCTCTGATTGACAGACCAGCTCCCCTTTTCCAGCGCTCCTCCAGCAAGAGGAACTCTCGCAGTCTGGATGGAG CAATGGTGTCGACTCCCGACAACAAGTCCAGTCGTCCTGTCAGTGCCCCTGTTATGTCACCAGTGTCACCTGGGGAGGCCACCCCGTCACCCCTGCTACCCACCCTGCCTCGTTCTGACCACCACGATGTCTCCACGCCCAGAGGACACCGATATTCCAGCAGAAAGGCAGAGCTACTGGCACAATGCCTGACAACTGACAGCGTCAAGAGCCACAGTGCCAAGTCTACTCCAGAGATTAAG AAGGTGGGCAGGAGAGAGCGGAGGCATGCCCCGTCTTTGGCCATCACTAATGGGGAAAAAGAACGAAAAAGCCAG CACTCTCTTCAGGACAGAAAGATGGAGATGGTTCGAGTGAGGAAG AAAAGATCAAAGAAACTTGAGGGTGAAACAATTTATATCAGACATAGCAATTTAATGTTGGAG TTTAACCCTAAAGGGTTGGCATGCACCATTTTCCTGTCTGACTCTCAT TTTGGTTTGTCTGGAAAATCTGTTCTTCCACAGCCTCTAAAG GACCTGGATAAGACCCAGACTGAAATTATGCGGCACCATACCAGCATCAGCGAGCTAAAAAGGAGTTTCATGGAGTCTGTACCGGAGTCTCGGCCCAGCGAGTGGGATAAGCGTCTTTCCACCAACTCTCCTTTCCGCACAGCGAGCATCAACGGTCAGCTCCAACCAGCA TCTCCTGTGCTAAAGACCCAGACAATCACCATCTCAGATGTTACCAATTCTGTAAGAGGAACTGCAGCCTACAAGGACATACCCTTAGTTCACACTGAAACCAAGACCATCACATACGAGTCAGCTCAG TTATCTCTCCCACAGCCGGTGGACAGTGTGGCAGAGAGGGAGTCGGGAGTGCTGCTGAGTGCCCAGACGATTACTTCTGAGACCatcagcaccaccaccaccacccagaTCACCAAG ACGGTGAAAGGAGGGATCTCTGAGACTCGCATTGAAAAGAGAATTGTCATCACTGGGGACACAGAAATAGATCATGACAAG GCTTTGGCCCAGGCCATTAAAGAGGCAAAGGAGCAGCACCCAGATATGTCTGTCACCAAAGTGGTCGTGCATCAGGAGACGGAGATCACCCCAGAGTAA
- the epb41a gene encoding protein 4.1 isoform X6 codes for MTTDEAESHQKKPRQQEEAGQGARPPTPEDDQLRPQNHNPAGRGLTRLFSSLLKRRSQCESEGGEKEDKEEEAKAPIADPEPELKTEGEVALDQHSVSSAEAQATQVEKKETDEDKVGKDKEKHEDKEGEVTVEKEEEKDKEKKEEEEESGPEEGSRGEKDEKTAEEEAKAPRAPRRPKTMQIKVTLLDDTQYECELDKHAKGQELFMKVCDHLNLLEKDYYGLAIWETPTMKTWMDLTKEIRRQVQGANYNFTFNVKFYPPDPAQLSEDITRYYLCLQLRKDILQGRLPCSFVTLALLGSYALQSELGEYDPEVHGSEYAKEMKMAQGQTKELEDKMMELHRTYRSMSPAQADLMFLENAKKLSMYGVDLHQAKDLDGVDIILGVCASGLMVYKDKLRINRFPWPKVLKVSYKRSSFFIKIRPSEVEHYESAIGFKLPNYKAAKKLWKVCVEHHTFFRLTSSEMATTPRKFLALGSKFRYSGRTQAQTRQASSLIDRPAPLFQRSSSKRNSRSLDGAMVSTPDNKSSRPVSAPVMSPVSPGEATPSPLLPTLPRSDHHDVSTPRGHRYSSRKAELLAQCLTTDSVKSHSAKSTPEIKKVGRRERRHAPSLAITNGEKERKSQHSLQDRKMEMVRVRKKRSKKLEGETIYIRHSNLMLEQFGLSGKSVLPQPLKDLDKTQTEIMRHHTSISELKRSFMESVPESRPSEWDKRLSTNSPFRTASINGQLQPASPVLKTQTITISDVTNSVRGTAAYKDIPLVHTETKTITYESAQLSLPQPVDSVAERESGVLLSAQTITSETISTTTTTQITKTVKGGISETRIEKRIVITGDTEIDHDKALAQAIKEAKEQHPDMSVTKVVVHQETEITPE; via the exons ATGACAACAGACGAGGCAGAAAGTCACCAGAAAAAGCcgaggcagcaggaggaagCTGGCCAGGGCGCCAGACCTCCCACTCCAGAGGACGACCAGCTCCGACCTCAAAACCACAACCCTGCTGGCCGCGGTCTCACACGCCTCTTTTCCTCCCTCCTGAAAAGGCGTTCACAGTGTGAGAGCGAGGGTGGAGAAAAGGAGGACAAGGAGGAAGAAGCTAAAGCACCCATCGCTGACCCCGAACCTGAACTAAAAACAGAGGGCGAGGTCGCCCTTGACCAGCACTCAGTAAGCAGCGCTGAGGCTCAG GCTACCCAGGTAGAGAAGAAAGAGACTGACGAGGACAAGGTTGGAAAAGACAAGGAGAAACACGAGGACAAGGAAGGGGAGGTTACTgtggagaaagaagaggagaaggacaaagagaagaaggaggaggaggaggagtctgGCCCTGAAGAAGGCAGTAGGGGAGAAAAGGAcgagaaaacagcagaagaagaagccaAAGCTCCCAGAGCGCCGCGCCGACCCAAGACCATGCAGATCAAAGTCACACTGCTGGACGACACTCAGTACGAGTGTGAGCTGGAc aaACACGCTAAAGGCCAGGAGCTGTTCATGAAAGTGTGTGACCACCTGAACCTGCTGGAAAAAGACTACTACGGCCTGGCAATCTGGGAAACTCCCACTATGAAG ACTTGGATGGACCTGACCAAAGAGATCCGCAGGCAGGTACAAG GTGCCAACTATAATTTCACTTTCAATGTAAAATTCTATCCACCGGACCCAGCCCAGCTATCAGAAGACATCACAAG ATACTATCTTTGTCTCCAACTGCGAAAGGACATCCTCCAGGGCCGCCTTCCCTGCTCCTTCGTTACTTTGGCTCTGCTGGGCTCCTACGCTTTGCAGTCAGAACTTGGTGAATATGACCCTGAAGTGCACGGCAGTGAATATgctaaagaaatgaaaatggcCCAAGGTCaaaccaaggagctggaggACAAAATGATGGAGCTGCACCGCACATACAG ATCCATGAGCCCAGCGCAGGCAGATCTGATGTTCCTGGAGAATGCCAAGAAACTTTCCATGTATGGAGTGGACCTCCACCAGGCCAAG GATCTGGATGGAGTTGACATCATACTGGGGGTTTGTGCCAGTGGTCTGATGGTTTACAAAGATAAACTGAGGATCAACCGTTTCCCCTGGCCCAAAGTCCTCAAAGTCTCATACAAACGAAGCAGCTTCTTCATCAAAATAAGACCATCCGAG GTGGAACATTATGAGAGTGCCATTGGATTCAAGCTTCCCAACTACAAGGCAGCCAAAAAGCTGTGGAAAGTGTGTGTCGAACATCACACCTTCTTCAG GCTGACCTCCTCTGAGATGGCCACCACCCCAAGGAAGTTCCTAGCATTGGGCTCGAAGTTTCGTTACAGCGgtcggactcaggcgcagaccagACAGGCTAGCTCTCTGATTGACAGACCAGCTCCCCTTTTCCAGCGCTCCTCCAGCAAGAGGAACTCTCGCAGTCTGGATGGAG CAATGGTGTCGACTCCCGACAACAAGTCCAGTCGTCCTGTCAGTGCCCCTGTTATGTCACCAGTGTCACCTGGGGAGGCCACCCCGTCACCCCTGCTACCCACCCTGCCTCGTTCTGACCACCACGATGTCTCCACGCCCAGAGGACACCGATATTCCAGCAGAAAGGCAGAGCTACTGGCACAATGCCTGACAACTGACAGCGTCAAGAGCCACAGTGCCAAGTCTACTCCAGAGATTAAG AAGGTGGGCAGGAGAGAGCGGAGGCATGCCCCGTCTTTGGCCATCACTAATGGGGAAAAAGAACGAAAAAGCCAG CACTCTCTTCAGGACAGAAAGATGGAGATGGTTCGAGTGAGGAAG AAAAGATCAAAGAAACTTGAGGGTGAAACAATTTATATCAGACATAGCAATTTAATGTTGGAG CAGTTTGGTTTGTCTGGAAAATCTGTTCTTCCACAGCCTCTAAAG GACCTGGATAAGACCCAGACTGAAATTATGCGGCACCATACCAGCATCAGCGAGCTAAAAAGGAGTTTCATGGAGTCTGTACCGGAGTCTCGGCCCAGCGAGTGGGATAAGCGTCTTTCCACCAACTCTCCTTTCCGCACAGCGAGCATCAACGGTCAGCTCCAACCAGCA TCTCCTGTGCTAAAGACCCAGACAATCACCATCTCAGATGTTACCAATTCTGTAAGAGGAACTGCAGCCTACAAGGACATACCCTTAGTTCACACTGAAACCAAGACCATCACATACGAGTCAGCTCAG TTATCTCTCCCACAGCCGGTGGACAGTGTGGCAGAGAGGGAGTCGGGAGTGCTGCTGAGTGCCCAGACGATTACTTCTGAGACCatcagcaccaccaccaccacccagaTCACCAAG ACGGTGAAAGGAGGGATCTCTGAGACTCGCATTGAAAAGAGAATTGTCATCACTGGGGACACAGAAATAGATCATGACAAG GCTTTGGCCCAGGCCATTAAAGAGGCAAAGGAGCAGCACCCAGATATGTCTGTCACCAAAGTGGTCGTGCATCAGGAGACGGAGATCACCCCAGAGTAA
- the epb41a gene encoding protein 4.1 isoform X7 yields the protein MTTDEAESHQKKPRQQEEAGQGARPPTPEDDQLRPQNHNPAGRGLTRLFSSLLKRRSQCESEGGEKEDKEEEAKAPIADPEPELKTEGEVALDQHSVSSAEAQATQVEKKETDEDKVGKDKEKHEDKEGEVTVEKEEEKDKEKKEEEEESGPEEGSRGEKDEKTAEEEAKAPRAPRRPKTMQIKVTLLDDTQYECELDKHAKGQELFMKVCDHLNLLEKDYYGLAIWETPTMKTWMDLTKEIRRQVQGANYNFTFNVKFYPPDPAQLSEDITRYYLCLQLRKDILQGRLPCSFVTLALLGSYALQSELGEYDPEVHGSEYAKEMKMAQGQTKELEDKMMELHRTYRSMSPAQADLMFLENAKKLSMYGVDLHQAKDLDGVDIILGVCASGLMVYKDKLRINRFPWPKVLKVSYKRSSFFIKIRPSEVEHYESAIGFKLPNYKAAKKLWKVCVEHHTFFRLTSSEMATTPRKFLALGSKFRYSGRTQAQTRQASSLIDRPAPLFQRSSSKRNSRSLDGAMVSTPDNKSSRPVSAPVMSPVSPGEATPSPLLPTLPRSDHHDVSTPRGHRYSSRKAELLAQCLTTDSVKSHSAKSTPEIKKVGRRERRHAPSLAITNGEKERKSQHSLQDRKMEMVRVRKKRSKKLEGETIYIRHSNLMLEFGLSGKSVLPQPLKDLDKTQTEIMRHHTSISELKRSFMESVPESRPSEWDKRLSTNSPFRTASINGQLQPASPVLKTQTITISDVTNSVRGTAAYKDIPLVHTETKTITYESAQLSLPQPVDSVAERESGVLLSAQTITSETISTTTTTQITKTVKGGISETRIEKRIVITGDTEIDHDKALAQAIKEAKEQHPDMSVTKVVVHQETEITPE from the exons ATGACAACAGACGAGGCAGAAAGTCACCAGAAAAAGCcgaggcagcaggaggaagCTGGCCAGGGCGCCAGACCTCCCACTCCAGAGGACGACCAGCTCCGACCTCAAAACCACAACCCTGCTGGCCGCGGTCTCACACGCCTCTTTTCCTCCCTCCTGAAAAGGCGTTCACAGTGTGAGAGCGAGGGTGGAGAAAAGGAGGACAAGGAGGAAGAAGCTAAAGCACCCATCGCTGACCCCGAACCTGAACTAAAAACAGAGGGCGAGGTCGCCCTTGACCAGCACTCAGTAAGCAGCGCTGAGGCTCAG GCTACCCAGGTAGAGAAGAAAGAGACTGACGAGGACAAGGTTGGAAAAGACAAGGAGAAACACGAGGACAAGGAAGGGGAGGTTACTgtggagaaagaagaggagaaggacaaagagaagaaggaggaggaggaggagtctgGCCCTGAAGAAGGCAGTAGGGGAGAAAAGGAcgagaaaacagcagaagaagaagccaAAGCTCCCAGAGCGCCGCGCCGACCCAAGACCATGCAGATCAAAGTCACACTGCTGGACGACACTCAGTACGAGTGTGAGCTGGAc aaACACGCTAAAGGCCAGGAGCTGTTCATGAAAGTGTGTGACCACCTGAACCTGCTGGAAAAAGACTACTACGGCCTGGCAATCTGGGAAACTCCCACTATGAAG ACTTGGATGGACCTGACCAAAGAGATCCGCAGGCAGGTACAAG GTGCCAACTATAATTTCACTTTCAATGTAAAATTCTATCCACCGGACCCAGCCCAGCTATCAGAAGACATCACAAG ATACTATCTTTGTCTCCAACTGCGAAAGGACATCCTCCAGGGCCGCCTTCCCTGCTCCTTCGTTACTTTGGCTCTGCTGGGCTCCTACGCTTTGCAGTCAGAACTTGGTGAATATGACCCTGAAGTGCACGGCAGTGAATATgctaaagaaatgaaaatggcCCAAGGTCaaaccaaggagctggaggACAAAATGATGGAGCTGCACCGCACATACAG ATCCATGAGCCCAGCGCAGGCAGATCTGATGTTCCTGGAGAATGCCAAGAAACTTTCCATGTATGGAGTGGACCTCCACCAGGCCAAG GATCTGGATGGAGTTGACATCATACTGGGGGTTTGTGCCAGTGGTCTGATGGTTTACAAAGATAAACTGAGGATCAACCGTTTCCCCTGGCCCAAAGTCCTCAAAGTCTCATACAAACGAAGCAGCTTCTTCATCAAAATAAGACCATCCGAG GTGGAACATTATGAGAGTGCCATTGGATTCAAGCTTCCCAACTACAAGGCAGCCAAAAAGCTGTGGAAAGTGTGTGTCGAACATCACACCTTCTTCAG GCTGACCTCCTCTGAGATGGCCACCACCCCAAGGAAGTTCCTAGCATTGGGCTCGAAGTTTCGTTACAGCGgtcggactcaggcgcagaccagACAGGCTAGCTCTCTGATTGACAGACCAGCTCCCCTTTTCCAGCGCTCCTCCAGCAAGAGGAACTCTCGCAGTCTGGATGGAG CAATGGTGTCGACTCCCGACAACAAGTCCAGTCGTCCTGTCAGTGCCCCTGTTATGTCACCAGTGTCACCTGGGGAGGCCACCCCGTCACCCCTGCTACCCACCCTGCCTCGTTCTGACCACCACGATGTCTCCACGCCCAGAGGACACCGATATTCCAGCAGAAAGGCAGAGCTACTGGCACAATGCCTGACAACTGACAGCGTCAAGAGCCACAGTGCCAAGTCTACTCCAGAGATTAAG AAGGTGGGCAGGAGAGAGCGGAGGCATGCCCCGTCTTTGGCCATCACTAATGGGGAAAAAGAACGAAAAAGCCAG CACTCTCTTCAGGACAGAAAGATGGAGATGGTTCGAGTGAGGAAG AAAAGATCAAAGAAACTTGAGGGTGAAACAATTTATATCAGACATAGCAATTTAATGTTGGAG TTTGGTTTGTCTGGAAAATCTGTTCTTCCACAGCCTCTAAAG GACCTGGATAAGACCCAGACTGAAATTATGCGGCACCATACCAGCATCAGCGAGCTAAAAAGGAGTTTCATGGAGTCTGTACCGGAGTCTCGGCCCAGCGAGTGGGATAAGCGTCTTTCCACCAACTCTCCTTTCCGCACAGCGAGCATCAACGGTCAGCTCCAACCAGCA TCTCCTGTGCTAAAGACCCAGACAATCACCATCTCAGATGTTACCAATTCTGTAAGAGGAACTGCAGCCTACAAGGACATACCCTTAGTTCACACTGAAACCAAGACCATCACATACGAGTCAGCTCAG TTATCTCTCCCACAGCCGGTGGACAGTGTGGCAGAGAGGGAGTCGGGAGTGCTGCTGAGTGCCCAGACGATTACTTCTGAGACCatcagcaccaccaccaccacccagaTCACCAAG ACGGTGAAAGGAGGGATCTCTGAGACTCGCATTGAAAAGAGAATTGTCATCACTGGGGACACAGAAATAGATCATGACAAG GCTTTGGCCCAGGCCATTAAAGAGGCAAAGGAGCAGCACCCAGATATGTCTGTCACCAAAGTGGTCGTGCATCAGGAGACGGAGATCACCCCAGAGTAA